A single window of Candidatus Acidulodesulfobacterium ferriphilum DNA harbors:
- a CDS encoding diguanylate cyclase, which translates to MESMDIFKQIQPDDSLNDIDYVKTFSSFNKPVAVKGVKGEILYMNELAKNLSKLSDQEIFALYDEKLPEDIAQVNGLGLVSIEKIIRLKTTDGEMEEKFFHIESKTLLNKFGLFYGTMFIFYDFTSLVKYVLNIKNNSENKVYDDITGLFLKNQFKEMLSMEVERVTRYGFPLTLAVFFFENLVFFGQSFGKDKLNQLLKFFGIFFKQKFRKTDTIFRIDFNSFICILPHTNYESANNKFKKLQKELDEVIKFQSSIKPILIFGISEFDLKKHYKNYELLIEEARINQQNNKFYK; encoded by the coding sequence ATGGAATCTATGGATATTTTTAAACAAATCCAGCCTGACGATTCATTAAACGATATAGATTATGTAAAAACCTTTTCATCTTTTAACAAGCCGGTTGCCGTTAAAGGAGTAAAAGGGGAAATATTGTATATGAACGAGCTTGCGAAAAATCTATCAAAATTATCGGATCAGGAAATATTTGCCTTATACGATGAAAAATTGCCCGAAGACATAGCGCAGGTTAATGGGCTGGGACTCGTATCGATTGAAAAAATAATAAGATTAAAAACTACCGACGGAGAGATGGAAGAAAAATTTTTTCATATCGAAAGCAAAACCCTTCTAAATAAATTCGGCCTGTTTTACGGCACGATGTTTATTTTTTATGATTTTACTTCGCTTGTTAAATATGTACTAAATATTAAAAATAATTCGGAAAATAAGGTTTATGACGATATAACGGGTTTATTTTTAAAAAATCAATTTAAAGAAATGCTTTCAATGGAAGTAGAAAGGGTTACAAGATATGGATTCCCTCTCACCCTTGCGGTATTTTTCTTTGAAAATCTGGTTTTTTTCGGCCAATCGTTTGGAAAAGATAAATTAAATCAGCTGCTCAAATTTTTCGGTATTTTTTTCAAGCAGAAATTTAGAAAAACCGATACTATTTTTAGAATCGATTTTAATAGCTTTATTTGCATATTGCCTCACACAAACTATGAAAGCGCGAATAACAAGTTTAAGAAATTACAAAAAGAGCTTGATGAGGTAATAAAATTTCAAAGCAGTATTAAACCGATTTTAATTTTCGGAATTTCGGAATTCGACTTAAAAAAGCATTATAAAAATTATGAGCTTTTAATAGAAGAAGCGAGGATAAACCAGCAAAATAACAAATTTTACAAATAA
- the pgsA gene encoding CDP-diacylglycerol--glycerol-3-phosphate 3-phosphatidyltransferase: MQSKKQIYNLPNLLTMSRILIIPVIFALLFFKKEIYGIYASVFFIFAVLTDFIDGYIARKKKLVTNLGIFLDPIADKLLVVTILIMLIPLNRIPAWVVVIIIFREIFIMGLRAIASEKGVVISAGKEGKWKTAFQMFGIFFLLIYYEHFNINFGDIGLILIFISIVFSLISSYKYLKSVSGVLLES, from the coding sequence ATGCAAAGTAAAAAACAAATATATAACCTGCCCAATCTTTTGACGATGTCTAGAATTTTAATTATACCCGTGATATTTGCGTTGTTATTTTTCAAAAAAGAAATTTACGGCATATATGCCTCGGTTTTTTTTATCTTTGCCGTATTAACTGATTTTATAGACGGCTATATAGCAAGAAAGAAAAAATTGGTAACAAATTTAGGAATTTTTTTAGATCCTATCGCCGATAAACTTCTTGTAGTAACAATTCTTATAATGCTTATTCCATTAAATAGAATTCCTGCATGGGTGGTTGTTATAATTATATTCAGGGAAATATTTATTATGGGGTTAAGGGCTATTGCCAGTGAAAAAGGGGTCGTTATTTCTGCGGGAAAGGAGGGGAAATGGAAAACCGCTTTTCAAATGTTCGGCATATTTTTTTTATTGATTTATTATGAGCATTTTAATATAAATTTTGGGGACATAGGTCTTATATTGATTTTTATCAGTATAGTATTTTCACTGATTTCTTCGTATAAATATTTGAAAAGCGTATCAGGCGTGCTATTGGAAAGTTAG
- a CDS encoding lytic transglycosylase domain-containing protein: MKKYFMKKYAYLLLIFVSFCLINFVNLKAGAADIYMRVGKNGTVYFSNVPVSNNYRLYMKTRQHSNNFKGYNNVLYRKIILKASNKYKVSSRLIEAVIKAESGFNDDAVSDKGAEGLMQLMPGTQRQLNVLKPFNPSQNIYGGTKYLKSLIVRYNGDLPLALAAYNAGSKAVKKYGGIPPYSETRGYVNEVMKYYRRESNNAK, encoded by the coding sequence ATGAAAAAATATTTTATGAAAAAATATGCATATTTATTATTGATTTTTGTTTCTTTTTGCTTAATTAATTTTGTTAATCTCAAGGCAGGGGCGGCCGACATCTATATGCGCGTCGGCAAAAACGGAACGGTTTATTTTTCTAATGTTCCCGTTTCGAATAACTATCGGCTTTATATGAAGACAAGGCAGCACTCAAATAATTTTAAAGGGTACAATAATGTCTTATACAGAAAGATAATACTTAAAGCCTCCAATAAATATAAAGTTAGTTCCAGATTGATAGAAGCCGTTATAAAGGCAGAATCAGGATTTAATGACGATGCGGTTTCGGATAAAGGCGCCGAAGGGCTTATGCAATTAATGCCCGGGACTCAGAGGCAACTTAATGTCTTGAAGCCGTTTAATCCGTCTCAAAACATTTATGGCGGAACAAAATACTTAAAAAGCCTTATTGTCAGGTATAACGGGGATCTGCCCCTGGCTCTCGCCGCATATAACGCGGGAAGCAAAGCCGTTAAAAAATACGGAGGCATACCCCCGTACAGCGAAACCCGCGGTTATGTTAACGAGGTAATGAAGTATTACAGGAGGGAAAGTAACAATGCAAAGTAA
- the rlmN gene encoding 23S rRNA (adenine(2503)-C(2))-methyltransferase RlmN, translated as MKNKESLFDKSQLELEEFCILNGFKKYNAHQVMRWVYFYQTLDFTKMTDIPKPLRNELSNNFHINLPGIAGTTYEEDTNGYSKKYLIRLADDMTIESVLINYNNRKTLCVSSQIGCKMGCAFCETAGLGAGRNLSSGEIISQILLVNEDIKEKITNVVFMGMGEPLDNMAEVEKSLNIMSDNKFLAIAPRKITISTCGLLDKLHDIEKFKYKIAISLNASDNITRNKLMPINKKFPLESIVNLINRKKPSVHNKITLEYVLIKGVNDGISNAKELIKMFSPSKVKFNLIPLNKGEDSIFLKNLERPDDKVINDFKVKLLKAGFTVTTRFSKAQSINGGCGQLTAKMLYS; from the coding sequence ATGAAAAATAAGGAATCGCTATTCGATAAATCGCAGCTGGAATTGGAAGAATTCTGCATTTTAAACGGGTTTAAAAAGTATAACGCTCATCAGGTTATGAGATGGGTTTATTTCTATCAGACCCTCGATTTTACTAAAATGACCGACATCCCGAAGCCTTTAAGGAATGAGTTATCGAATAATTTTCATATTAATCTGCCGGGGATAGCAGGAACGACATACGAAGAGGATACAAACGGCTATTCAAAGAAATATTTAATCAGGCTTGCGGATGATATGACCATAGAATCGGTATTAATAAATTATAATAACAGAAAAACTTTATGCGTCTCGTCTCAAATAGGATGTAAAATGGGCTGCGCATTTTGTGAAACTGCAGGACTCGGCGCAGGCAGAAACTTATCCTCGGGTGAAATAATATCCCAAATATTGCTGGTAAACGAGGATATAAAAGAAAAAATTACAAATGTAGTTTTTATGGGTATGGGCGAACCGTTAGACAACATGGCAGAGGTAGAAAAATCATTAAATATTATGTCGGATAACAAGTTTCTTGCTATAGCGCCGCGGAAAATCACTATTTCGACTTGCGGCTTATTAGATAAACTTCACGACATCGAAAAATTTAAATATAAAATCGCCATATCTCTAAACGCTTCTGATAATATTACAAGAAATAAGCTTATGCCCATCAACAAAAAGTTTCCGTTAGAAAGCATCGTTAATTTAATAAATCGCAAAAAACCTTCCGTCCATAACAAAATAACGCTGGAGTATGTGCTGATAAAAGGTGTGAATGACGGTATTTCAAACGCTAAAGAGCTTATAAAAATGTTTTCCCCTTCAAAAGTAAAATTTAACTTGATACCATTAAATAAAGGAGAAGATTCCATATTTTTAAAAAACTTAGAAAGACCCGACGATAAAGTTATTAACGATTTTAAAGTTAAATTGCTCAAAGCGGGGTTCACCGTAACGACAAGATTTTCTAAAGCGCAATCGATAAACGGCGGGTGCGGACAGCTCACGGCAAAAATGCTATATTCTTAA
- a CDS encoding DUF4445 domain-containing protein, which translates to MRNRYFLGIDLGTTTVAAALANSENSVISSKSILNFQYPEFGLDSIKRIQNGLDQNSVKKLQQRAVLTINTLIDDIKKETRLDYNDIEIVAIAGNTVMEMALCGYPLAPLSKPPYRASADLFFPDKTDFLQDFCLKNKELFIFPILDGFVGGDTVASIYYLDMAKRDKPIFLADFGTNVEIAIGNKHKIYTASAPAGPAFEGGNIKFGMTAETGAIFDVKLKNGIFKFKTINDARPKGICGSGIMSLMHELLKENIIDRNGRILPPDLIDSESYSVIDTKNGGQEVVLYFDDKINMRFFQEDVRQFQLAKSAVKSASEILIEKFKIYNDDDFDVYLSGTFGSHIKPEIIDLIDILPFKGKTINFTSDSVLSGCLKYITAKPSEREKDLRDIIKIAKNFPLSGSKLFEKHFIKNIAFLP; encoded by the coding sequence ATGCGAAATAGATATTTTTTAGGAATCGATCTTGGAACGACGACGGTTGCCGCCGCTTTGGCAAATAGTGAAAATTCCGTTATCTCAAGCAAAAGCATATTAAATTTTCAATACCCCGAATTTGGCCTTGATTCCATCAAAAGAATACAGAATGGATTAGACCAGAATTCCGTTAAAAAGTTGCAGCAAAGAGCGGTCTTAACTATAAATACATTAATAGATGATATTAAAAAGGAAACCAGACTCGACTATAACGATATCGAAATTGTTGCGATAGCGGGCAATACGGTTATGGAAATGGCCTTGTGCGGCTATCCGCTTGCTCCGCTTTCGAAGCCGCCTTATAGGGCTTCGGCTGACCTGTTCTTTCCCGATAAAACCGATTTTTTACAGGACTTTTGTTTAAAGAACAAGGAGTTATTTATATTCCCGATATTGGATGGATTTGTCGGGGGCGATACGGTGGCTTCCATCTATTATCTGGATATGGCAAAAAGAGATAAACCGATTTTTCTGGCAGATTTTGGAACAAATGTCGAAATAGCCATAGGAAATAAGCATAAGATATATACCGCTTCCGCTCCCGCAGGTCCGGCGTTTGAGGGCGGAAACATTAAGTTTGGGATGACGGCAGAAACCGGCGCTATTTTTGATGTAAAACTTAAAAACGGCATATTTAAGTTTAAGACAATAAACGATGCTAGGCCGAAGGGAATTTGCGGAAGCGGTATAATGAGCCTTATGCATGAGCTTTTAAAAGAAAATATTATAGATAGAAACGGAAGAATTCTTCCCCCTGACTTAATAGATTCCGAAAGCTATTCCGTAATCGATACAAAGAATGGGGGACAGGAGGTTGTCCTGTATTTCGACGATAAAATTAATATGCGGTTTTTTCAGGAAGATGTCAGGCAATTTCAGTTAGCCAAATCAGCAGTTAAATCTGCATCGGAAATCCTTATAGAAAAATTTAAAATTTATAATGACGATGATTTCGATGTTTACCTTTCGGGGACATTCGGTAGCCATATAAAGCCCGAAATTATTGATTTAATAGACATTCTTCCGTTTAAAGGGAAAACGATAAATTTTACCTCAGATTCGGTCCTTTCAGGATGCCTTAAATATATAACGGCAAAACCGTCCGAAAGAGAAAAGGATTTAAGAGATATAATCAAAATCGCAAAAAACTTTCCCCTTTCCGGCAGTAAGCTTTTCGAAAAACATTTTATTAAGAATATAGCATTTTTGCCGTGA
- the selD gene encoding selenide, water dikinase SelD, with protein sequence MGPEDLSKILEKLPVPKNDNVLVGFGYKDDAGVYKISDDSCLIQTVDFFTPVVDDPYTFGQIAAANALSDVYAMGGKPITALNIACFPIEEVEKEVFNLILLGGLDKINEAGAALLGGHSIDDKELKYGLSVTGVCNINEIYSNQGASPGDILYLTKSLGTGFVVSAICTDFLSKDSLNEASLSMSKLNKKASELAVSLKSPNAITDVTGFGLVGHLSEMMIASGAACEIDLSALPAINGVYELIKKGINPSGTKRNRKYFSKYVSTLRNVDENLLWLAFGAETSGGLVMPVPELKSKALEHAFKDAGEPLHKIGKVLQKTPGKGALIYMV encoded by the coding sequence ATAGGTCCGGAGGACCTCTCGAAGATTCTCGAAAAATTGCCTGTTCCAAAAAATGATAATGTTTTGGTCGGGTTTGGGTATAAAGATGATGCGGGCGTTTATAAAATAAGCGACGATTCTTGCCTTATTCAAACAGTCGATTTTTTTACGCCTGTGGTGGACGACCCTTATACTTTTGGCCAGATTGCCGCCGCAAATGCGCTTTCGGATGTCTATGCAATGGGGGGGAAGCCGATAACGGCTTTAAATATTGCCTGTTTCCCGATTGAGGAAGTAGAAAAAGAGGTTTTCAACCTGATACTTCTTGGCGGTCTGGATAAGATAAACGAGGCAGGGGCAGCGCTTTTAGGCGGCCACTCGATAGACGACAAAGAGCTTAAATACGGGCTTAGCGTTACGGGGGTTTGCAATATAAATGAAATTTATTCTAATCAGGGGGCAAGCCCCGGGGATATCTTATATTTAACCAAAAGTCTCGGAACAGGGTTTGTCGTCAGCGCTATCTGTACGGATTTTTTAAGCAAGGATTCGCTAAACGAAGCCTCTTTGTCTATGTCAAAGCTCAATAAAAAAGCCTCGGAGCTTGCCGTTTCTTTAAAATCGCCAAATGCTATTACGGATGTTACGGGCTTCGGGCTGGTCGGGCATTTAAGCGAGATGATGATTGCAAGCGGCGCCGCATGCGAGATTGATTTATCCGCTCTTCCCGCTATAAACGGGGTATATGAGTTAATTAAGAAAGGTATAAACCCGTCAGGAACCAAACGAAACAGAAAATATTTTTCAAAATATGTATCCACCTTGAGAAATGTCGATGAAAATTTATTGTGGTTAGCTTTTGGCGCAGAAACCTCAGGCGGACTTGTAATGCCGGTTCCTGAATTAAAATCGAAGGCGCTGGAGCACGCTTTTAAAGATGCGGGAGAGCCGTTGCACAAAATAGGCAAAGTATTACAAAAAACTCCGGGAAAGGGTGCCCTTATTTATATGGTTTAA
- a CDS encoding MCE family protein, with protein MKLNKETRVGIFTVIVLLILAYFSIRVGKVYIFKPPTYTISAYFKSANGIGIGTEVTMAGIKIGRVEKIELENGMARVYMAIDSQYKVYPQYVASIRSMSLLGESYISISPVGTPAAQAKELLNGEIVKSEVSPQSMSALIMKFAKTADDLEKVSRSLRNSVGTKTGEKHIKEILYNIAMLSKNLNRLVYINQENVNTIMSNFASISKHINGLTVKNDAAITRTIHNFDSISYNLKKELPAITENIRGLSTNLNHIVAKNKNNINESLKNINSDTKKLQLSLDEIYGISSKINKGQGTIGKLVNRNSVYNNLNGSLKGINNLVGGYSQFQIKMNMNSQYLARSKSSITQVNVKLQPSPGHYYELGVASVPMGYGNTFGETQTTTYTTNSPPSGQFYPSSITTNTTQYTYSNSIKFNALIAKNFYNFTLLAGLLYSTGGVGINYYIPGTNKNVKLYTRAFGFNSNNGNVSEYVDAGIAYTFYRHLFLDAGYDDIFSNHNRSVYIGGGVKFTDKDLKYLIVGGKMPMP; from the coding sequence ATGAAATTAAATAAAGAAACCAGGGTAGGTATCTTTACGGTAATCGTTTTATTAATACTCGCCTATTTTTCCATTAGGGTTGGAAAGGTTTATATCTTCAAGCCTCCTACCTATACTATATCGGCTTATTTTAAATCGGCAAACGGCATCGGCATAGGGACGGAAGTTACTATGGCGGGAATAAAAATAGGGAGGGTCGAAAAGATTGAATTGGAAAACGGCATGGCAAGGGTTTACATGGCGATAGACTCCCAGTATAAAGTTTATCCCCAGTATGTCGCTTCCATCAGATCGATGAGTTTATTGGGGGAGAGTTATATCTCTATTTCACCTGTCGGGACTCCGGCGGCTCAAGCGAAAGAACTTTTGAACGGGGAAATCGTTAAGAGCGAGGTATCGCCACAAAGTATGTCCGCGCTTATTATGAAGTTTGCCAAAACCGCGGACGATTTAGAGAAAGTTTCCAGATCGCTTAGAAATTCCGTTGGAACAAAGACCGGAGAAAAGCATATAAAAGAAATTCTTTATAATATTGCCATGCTTTCAAAAAATTTAAACAGGCTTGTTTATATAAATCAGGAAAATGTCAATACCATTATGTCTAATTTCGCATCTATTTCAAAACACATAAACGGTTTAACCGTTAAAAACGATGCGGCTATCACAAGAACGATTCATAATTTTGATTCCATATCTTATAATTTAAAAAAGGAACTTCCCGCTATTACGGAAAACATACGGGGTCTTTCCACTAATTTAAATCATATTGTTGCCAAAAATAAAAATAATATTAACGAAAGCCTAAAAAACATCAACTCCGATACAAAAAAATTGCAGCTGTCGTTAGATGAAATATACGGCATATCTTCAAAAATAAACAAGGGGCAGGGAACAATCGGGAAACTTGTCAATAGAAATTCGGTATATAACAATTTAAACGGTTCTCTTAAGGGCATTAATAACTTAGTAGGCGGTTACAGTCAATTTCAGATTAAAATGAACATGAATTCCCAATACCTTGCCAGAAGTAAAAGCTCTATAACTCAGGTAAATGTCAAACTTCAGCCGTCTCCCGGTCATTATTACGAGCTGGGCGTCGCTTCCGTACCTATGGGTTACGGCAACACATTCGGCGAGACGCAGACGACGACATATACGACTAACAGCCCGCCCTCCGGGCAGTTTTATCCATCGAGTATAACCACAAACACGACGCAATACACATATTCCAACAGCATAAAGTTTAACGCCTTGATAGCCAAAAATTTTTATAATTTTACCCTTCTTGCAGGTTTATTATATTCGACGGGCGGGGTCGGGATTAATTACTATATACCCGGCACGAATAAAAATGTTAAGCTTTATACAAGGGCATTCGGGTTTAATTCGAACAACGGTAACGTCAGCGAATATGTTGACGCCGGCATTGCGTACACATTTTACAGGCATTTATTTTTAGATGCCGGATACGACGACATCTTTAGTAATCATAACAGGTCTGTTTACATCGGCGGCGGCGTTAAATTTACAGATAAGGACCTTAAATATCTCATAGTGGGCGGCAAAATGCCTATGCCGTAA
- a CDS encoding ATP-binding cassette domain-containing protein yields the protein MIILERLSKSFNGIKVLNDLDIKFDDQKITVVIGRSGGGKSVMLKHIIGLIKPDSGRVLVDGIDINILKRKELNEIRKKFGMVFQDGALFDSINIFENIAFPIRQHTKFKESEIKDRVHSMLGDVGLSGQELKMPSEISGGMRKRVAVARALILNPEIVLFDEPTTGLDPIMSDAINNLIISIYNKFKFTGIIISHDIEGAYKTGDVIAMLYDGSIIEIGSPAEIKSSKNPVVSQFVAGSMIGPINFNTI from the coding sequence ATGATTATCCTTGAACGATTATCGAAATCTTTTAATGGCATCAAGGTGTTAAATGATCTGGATATAAAATTTGACGACCAAAAAATTACGGTTGTAATAGGCAGGAGCGGCGGCGGAAAAAGCGTTATGCTTAAGCATATAATAGGTTTAATTAAGCCGGACTCCGGAAGAGTTTTGGTGGATGGCATAGATATCAATATCTTAAAAAGAAAGGAACTTAATGAAATCAGGAAAAAATTTGGCATGGTTTTTCAAGACGGGGCGCTTTTTGATTCTATAAATATATTTGAAAATATAGCTTTTCCGATAAGGCAGCATACTAAGTTTAAGGAAAGCGAGATTAAAGACAGGGTTCATTCGATGCTTGGCGATGTAGGGTTGAGCGGACAGGAATTAAAGATGCCGTCGGAGATTTCCGGCGGCATGAGAAAAAGAGTGGCAGTGGCAAGGGCTTTAATACTTAACCCCGAAATAGTTCTTTTTGACGAACCCACTACCGGACTTGATCCTATTATGTCGGATGCGATAAATAATTTAATCATATCGATTTATAACAAATTTAAATTCACAGGAATAATAATAAGCCATGATATAGAAGGCGCGTATAAAACTGGGGATGTAATCGCAATGCTTTACGACGGTTCCATTATCGAGATAGGGAGTCCTGCGGAAATTAAAAGTTCAAAGAATCCGGTAGTGAGCCAGTTTGTTGCCGGAAGCATGATCGGCCCGATTAATTTTAATACGATTTAA
- a CDS encoding ABC transporter permease: protein MNGILTPFESIGKFILKTTDELGSLVIYLWESILSIFRYSINFGNLIDQMAFIGMDSFYVVGLTGLFTGMVLSLQSYYAAKIVGVTYMIGPTVALSMTRELGPVLTALMITARCGSSMASEIGTMKVTEQIDALEVMAVDPYYYLSIPRILAAMVMLPIMTILCSLIGIIGGYIVYTYFLGLNHITYVEKIYQYMKLSDIYNGLLKAVFFGIILATISTFKGFETTGGSKGVGRFTTQAVVLSSVYILFADYILTSILF, encoded by the coding sequence ATGAATGGAATACTCACCCCTTTTGAAAGTATCGGCAAATTTATATTAAAAACAACCGATGAATTGGGCTCTCTTGTTATTTATCTGTGGGAATCCATTCTTTCTATATTCAGATATTCCATAAATTTCGGCAATCTAATAGACCAGATGGCTTTTATCGGCATGGATTCCTTTTATGTTGTCGGTTTAACAGGCCTTTTCACAGGCATGGTATTATCGCTCCAGTCATATTATGCGGCTAAAATTGTCGGCGTAACTTATATGATAGGCCCTACGGTCGCTTTATCCATGACAAGGGAATTGGGGCCGGTCTTAACCGCGCTTATGATAACGGCAAGATGCGGTTCGTCTATGGCTTCCGAAATCGGCACAATGAAGGTAACGGAGCAAATAGACGCGCTTGAAGTGATGGCCGTCGATCCATACTATTATCTTTCGATTCCCCGGATTCTGGCCGCCATGGTTATGCTCCCGATTATGACAATCTTGTGTTCGCTGATCGGCATAATCGGCGGTTATATCGTTTACACTTATTTTTTAGGGCTCAATCATATTACTTATGTAGAAAAAATATATCAGTATATGAAACTAAGCGATATATATAACGGCCTTTTAAAGGCGGTTTTCTTTGGTATAATACTTGCGACGATTAGCACATTTAAAGGCTTTGAAACAACCGGCGGGTCAAAAGGCGTTGGCCGTTTTACGACCCAGGCCGTGGTATTAAGTTCTGTATATATTCTTTTTGCGGACTATATTCTTACTTCTATCCTTTTTTAA
- a CDS encoding HNH endonuclease: protein MLSSSVLVLNKSFLPVHVTSLKRGLILLYQGVARAVDENYRTFSFDSWQSLSIIEESKSIGLVDRMIRAPRVIILANYDKLPKRYIKFSRANIFLRDKNKCQYCGREFKKTELNLDHVVPRTHGGVSSWENVVCSCIPCNRNKGGRTPEGAGMKLIRKPRKPEWSPYYHISLTNVMYKEWMPFLSLVDNAYWHVELEES, encoded by the coding sequence ATGCTTTCATCAAGCGTTCTTGTTTTAAACAAATCTTTTTTGCCCGTTCACGTTACATCCTTAAAAAGAGGACTGATCCTTCTTTATCAAGGTGTTGCCAGGGCTGTGGATGAAAATTATAGAACATTTAGCTTTGACTCGTGGCAGAGCCTGTCTATCATTGAAGAATCTAAATCAATAGGGCTTGTAGATAGAATGATCAGGGCGCCAAGGGTTATAATCCTTGCTAACTATGATAAACTGCCCAAAAGATATATAAAATTTTCAAGGGCTAACATATTTTTAAGGGATAAAAATAAATGCCAGTATTGCGGCAGGGAGTTTAAAAAAACTGAGTTGAATCTTGACCATGTCGTTCCAAGGACGCATGGCGGGGTTTCATCATGGGAAAATGTGGTATGCAGTTGTATCCCCTGCAACAGAAATAAAGGCGGAAGAACGCCTGAAGGAGCGGGAATGAAACTTATCAGGAAACCTCGGAAACCCGAATGGTCCCCTTATTATCATATATCTCTTACAAATGTTATGTATAAAGAGTGGATGCCGTTTCTAAGCCTCGTCGATAATGCTTATTGGCATGTGGAGCTGGAGGAATCGTAA
- a CDS encoding L-seryl-tRNA(Sec) selenium transferase — protein MEHNKNDILRKFPSIYEILENKDVKLLSKAFSYNFVKGRLNALIKQEKDNVLNLLNMETAETGNIDEERFKVEYFAGKLKNDLNNFSFNLKRVVNGTGVVIHTNLGRSILPERAVKNVAQISSSYSNLEFSLTEGKRGKRYSHVESLLQKILKCERAIVVNNNAAAVFMSLSSFCAEQKKEVIVSRGELIEIGGSFRIPDIMKASGAVLVEVGTTNKTKPSDYEKNINENTALLLKVHHSNFRMRGFVSELSSKDIVSIGKNHRIPVMEDLGSGSFVGIERFGLPHEPTAPEVVNAGVDIITFSGDKLLGGPQAGIIAGKKEYVDLIASNPLNRAFRIDKMTLAALEAVLFEYLDIETAVKRIPTLFFLSQSGEDIKRKAFRLLNKIKKLEYINKNIYNFKIIEDLSIVGGGALPDYELKTYSISIAHKTLSADKLSRIFRGFGVPIIGKIKNDEFLIDLRTVLEIDFKDIIQALKSIPDKEYEYF, from the coding sequence ATGGAACACAATAAAAACGATATATTAAGAAAATTTCCGAGTATCTATGAAATCCTTGAAAATAAGGATGTTAAATTGCTTAGCAAAGCTTTTTCTTATAATTTTGTAAAAGGAAGGCTTAATGCTTTAATAAAACAGGAAAAAGATAATGTTTTAAATCTTTTAAATATGGAAACGGCGGAAACCGGAAATATCGATGAGGAAAGGTTTAAGGTTGAATATTTTGCCGGCAAGCTTAAAAATGACTTAAACAATTTTTCTTTTAATTTAAAAAGAGTCGTCAACGGGACCGGCGTCGTTATCCATACAAACTTAGGGCGTTCCATTTTACCGGAAAGAGCCGTTAAAAATGTTGCGCAAATATCATCGTCCTATTCAAATTTAGAATTTAGTTTGACGGAGGGTAAAAGAGGCAAAAGATATTCGCATGTGGAATCCCTGCTTCAAAAAATTTTAAAATGCGAAAGGGCTATCGTCGTGAATAATAATGCGGCCGCTGTTTTTATGTCGCTGTCATCATTTTGTGCGGAACAAAAAAAGGAAGTAATAGTTTCGAGAGGGGAACTTATCGAAATTGGCGGGTCGTTTAGAATACCCGACATAATGAAGGCTTCGGGGGCTGTTTTAGTGGAAGTCGGTACCACAAATAAGACAAAGCCTTCAGATTATGAAAAAAATATAAATGAAAACACGGCTCTTTTATTAAAGGTGCACCATAGCAATTTTAGAATGAGGGGTTTTGTTAGCGAACTATCGAGCAAAGATATTGTTTCCATCGGTAAAAACCACCGTATACCCGTTATGGAGGACTTGGGTTCGGGCAGTTTTGTGGGTATCGAAAGATTTGGATTGCCTCACGAACCCACTGCGCCGGAGGTTGTTAATGCAGGTGTGGATATTATCACATTTAGCGGAGATAAGCTTTTAGGGGGACCTCAGGCAGGAATAATAGCGGGAAAAAAAGAGTATGTGGATTTAATTGCGTCAAATCCGTTAAACAGGGCATTTAGAATAGATAAAATGACGCTTGCCGCGCTTGAAGCCGTCCTTTTTGAATATTTGGATATCGAAACCGCGGTTAAAAGAATACCTACCCTTTTTTTTCTTTCGCAAAGCGGAGAAGATATTAAAAGAAAAGCATTCAGGCTTTTAAATAAAATTAAAAAACTTGAATATATAAATAAAAATATATACAATTTTAAGATAATAGAGGATTTAAGTATCGTAGGAGGCGGAGCTTTGCCGGATTACGAACTCAAAACATATTCCATAAGCATTGCCCATAAAACATTAAGCGCCGATAAATTGAGCCGGATTTTTCGCGGTTTTGGCGTTCCGATCATCGGAAAAATCAAAAATGATGAATTCCTGATTGATCTCAGGACCGTGCTCGAGATAGATTTTAAAGATATAATACAAGCGTTAAAATCTATTCCAGATAAGGAATACGAATATTTTTAG